Proteins from a genomic interval of Phalacrocorax aristotelis chromosome 3, bGulAri2.1, whole genome shotgun sequence:
- the MRAP2 gene encoding melanocortin-2 receptor accessory protein 2 isoform X2 codes for MNSFVADFGRPLESERVFSRQIAEESRSLFHFCINEVEHLDKAKQSHKGPGLESNIQFQEVPRSSGMFEEDLNCLTKFNIPNFVNTEQNSSLGEDDLLISEPPIILESKSVMQSSHRILD; via the coding sequence ATGAATAGTTTTGTGGCAGATTTTGGAAGACCTCTAGAGTCGGAGAGGGTCTTTTCCCGTCAAATAGCTGAAGAATCCCGGtcacttttccatttctgtattAATGAAGTGGAACATTtggacaaagcaaaacaaagtcaCAAAGGTCCAGGTCTGGAGAGTAATATCCAGTTCCAGGAAGTTCCCAGGAGCAGTGGAATGTTTGAGGAGGACCTAAATTGTCTTACGAAATTTAACATTCCTAACTTTGTGAACACTGAGCAGAACTCTTCGCTAGGTGAGGATGATCTCCTCATCTCGGAGCCACCAATCATTTTAGAAAGTAAATCGGTCATGCAATCTTCTCATCGGATCCTTGACTGA